Proteins from one Anastrepha obliqua isolate idAnaObli1 chromosome 2, idAnaObli1_1.0, whole genome shotgun sequence genomic window:
- the LOC129237414 gene encoding ELAV-like protein 3 isoform X2 — protein sequence MTNAMDIVKNGSANGSVDGSSDESRTNLIVNYLPQTMTQEEMRSLFSSIGELESCKLVRDKASVLPASLTALNPALQQVGQSLGYGFVNYVRAEDAEKAVNTLNGLRLQNKVIKVSYARPSSESIKGANLYVSGLPKNLSQPDLEALFASYGKIITSRILCDNISGLSKGVGFIRFDQRNEAERAIQELNGKTPKGYSEPITVKFANNPSNSAKAQLPPPLAAYLTPQAAAATRRLAGALPSAGRISIGKSPMLAINKGLQRYSPLAGDLLANSILPGNAMTGSGWCIFVYNLAPETEENVLWQLFGPFGAVQSVKVIRDLQTSKCKGFGFVTMTNYDEAVVAIQSLNGYTLGNRVLQVSFKTNKTKTA from the exons ATGACTAACGCCATGGATATCGTAAAGAATGGCAGCGCCAATGGCTCCGTCGATGGCAGCTCCGATGAGTCGCGCACCAACTTGATTGTGAACTATTTGCCACAAACCATGACCCAAGAGGAGATGCGTTCGCTCTTCTCGAGTATTGGCGAGTTGGAGAGTTGCAAGCTAGTGCGCGACAAAGCCTCAG tgttgccagctTCCTTGACCGCGCTCAATCCGGCATTACAGCAAG TCGGCCAAAGCTTGGGCTATGGTTTTGTTAACTACGTACGCGCCGAGGATGCTGAAAAGGCCGTCAATACGCTTAATGGTTTGCGTTTGCAGAATAAAGTAATTAAGGTATCATACGCCCGTCCAAGCTCGGAATCAATAAAGGGTGCTAATTTGTATGTATCGGGTCTTCCCAAAAATCTATCACAACCAGACTTGGAGGCACTATTCGCATCATATGGCAAGATAATTACATCTCGTATACTCTGTGATAATATTTCTG GTCTATCGAAAGGTGTCGGTTTTATACGTTTCGATCAACGCAACGAAGCCGAACGCGCTATACAAGAGCTAAATGGCAAAACGCCCAAAGGTTATTCCGAACCGATAACTGTCAAATTTGCCAATAATCCCAGCAATAGCGCCAAAGCTCAACTCCCACCACCATTGGCCGCTTATTTGACACCACAAGCGGCTGCCGCTACGCGTCGTCTTGCTGGTGCACTGCCATCGGCTGGACGTATAAG CATTGGAAAAAGCCCGATGTTAGCCATTAACAAGGGTTTACAAAG ATACTCACCACTGGCTGGTGATCTCTTGGCTAATTCCATTTTGCCGGGCAACGCAATGACCGGCTCCGGCTGGTGTATATTTGTCTACAACCTCGCACCCGAAACGGAGGAGAATGTCTTGTGGCAGCTATTCGGCCCATTTGGCGCCGTCCAATCGGTAAAGGTAATACGAGATCTGCAGACAAGCAAATGCAAGGGTTTTGGCTTCGTGACCATGACGAATTATGACGAAGCGGTTGTGGCAATACAATCACTCAATGGTTATACACTCGGCAACAGGGTGTTGCAAGTTAGCTTTAagacaaataaaactaaaaccgCTTAA
- the LOC129237414 gene encoding ELAV-like protein 2 isoform X4 yields the protein MTNAMDIVKNGSANGSVDGSSDESRTNLIVNYLPQTMTQEEMRSLFSSIGELESCKLVRDKASVLPASLTALNPALQQVGQSLGYGFVNYVRAEDAEKAVNTLNGLRLQNKVIKVSYARPSSESIKGANLYVSGLPKNLSQPDLEALFASYGKIITSRILCDNISGLSKGVGFIRFDQRNEAERAIQELNGKTPKGYSEPITVKFANNPSNSAKAQLPPPLAAYLTPQAAAATRRLAGALPSAGRIRYSPLAGDLLANSILPGNAMTGSGWCIFVYNLAPETEENVLWQLFGPFGAVQSVKVIRDLQTSKCKGFGFVTMTNYDEAVVAIQSLNGYTLGNRVLQVSFKTNKTKTA from the exons ATGACTAACGCCATGGATATCGTAAAGAATGGCAGCGCCAATGGCTCCGTCGATGGCAGCTCCGATGAGTCGCGCACCAACTTGATTGTGAACTATTTGCCACAAACCATGACCCAAGAGGAGATGCGTTCGCTCTTCTCGAGTATTGGCGAGTTGGAGAGTTGCAAGCTAGTGCGCGACAAAGCCTCAG tgttgccagctTCCTTGACCGCGCTCAATCCGGCATTACAGCAAG TCGGCCAAAGCTTGGGCTATGGTTTTGTTAACTACGTACGCGCCGAGGATGCTGAAAAGGCCGTCAATACGCTTAATGGTTTGCGTTTGCAGAATAAAGTAATTAAGGTATCATACGCCCGTCCAAGCTCGGAATCAATAAAGGGTGCTAATTTGTATGTATCGGGTCTTCCCAAAAATCTATCACAACCAGACTTGGAGGCACTATTCGCATCATATGGCAAGATAATTACATCTCGTATACTCTGTGATAATATTTCTG GTCTATCGAAAGGTGTCGGTTTTATACGTTTCGATCAACGCAACGAAGCCGAACGCGCTATACAAGAGCTAAATGGCAAAACGCCCAAAGGTTATTCCGAACCGATAACTGTCAAATTTGCCAATAATCCCAGCAATAGCGCCAAAGCTCAACTCCCACCACCATTGGCCGCTTATTTGACACCACAAGCGGCTGCCGCTACGCGTCGTCTTGCTGGTGCACTGCCATCGGCTGGACGTATAAG ATACTCACCACTGGCTGGTGATCTCTTGGCTAATTCCATTTTGCCGGGCAACGCAATGACCGGCTCCGGCTGGTGTATATTTGTCTACAACCTCGCACCCGAAACGGAGGAGAATGTCTTGTGGCAGCTATTCGGCCCATTTGGCGCCGTCCAATCGGTAAAGGTAATACGAGATCTGCAGACAAGCAAATGCAAGGGTTTTGGCTTCGTGACCATGACGAATTATGACGAAGCGGTTGTGGCAATACAATCACTCAATGGTTATACACTCGGCAACAGGGTGTTGCAAGTTAGCTTTAagacaaataaaactaaaaccgCTTAA
- the LOC129237414 gene encoding ELAV-like protein 3 isoform X3 has protein sequence MTNAMDIVKNGSANGSVDGSSDESRTNLIVNYLPQTMTQEEMRSLFSSIGELESCKLVRDKASGNLVLPASLTALNPALQQVGQSLGYGFVNYVRAEDAEKAVNTLNGLRLQNKVIKVSYARPSSESIKGANLYVSGLPKNLSQPDLEALFASYGKIITSRILCDNISGLSKGVGFIRFDQRNEAERAIQELNGKTPKGYSEPITVKFANNPSNSAKAQLPPPLAAYLTPQAAAATRRLAGALPSAGRIRYSPLAGDLLANSILPGNAMTGSGWCIFVYNLAPETEENVLWQLFGPFGAVQSVKVIRDLQTSKCKGFGFVTMTNYDEAVVAIQSLNGYTLGNRVLQVSFKTNKTKTA, from the exons ATGACTAACGCCATGGATATCGTAAAGAATGGCAGCGCCAATGGCTCCGTCGATGGCAGCTCCGATGAGTCGCGCACCAACTTGATTGTGAACTATTTGCCACAAACCATGACCCAAGAGGAGATGCGTTCGCTCTTCTCGAGTATTGGCGAGTTGGAGAGTTGCAAGCTAGTGCGCGACAAAGCCTCAGGTAATTTGG tgttgccagctTCCTTGACCGCGCTCAATCCGGCATTACAGCAAG TCGGCCAAAGCTTGGGCTATGGTTTTGTTAACTACGTACGCGCCGAGGATGCTGAAAAGGCCGTCAATACGCTTAATGGTTTGCGTTTGCAGAATAAAGTAATTAAGGTATCATACGCCCGTCCAAGCTCGGAATCAATAAAGGGTGCTAATTTGTATGTATCGGGTCTTCCCAAAAATCTATCACAACCAGACTTGGAGGCACTATTCGCATCATATGGCAAGATAATTACATCTCGTATACTCTGTGATAATATTTCTG GTCTATCGAAAGGTGTCGGTTTTATACGTTTCGATCAACGCAACGAAGCCGAACGCGCTATACAAGAGCTAAATGGCAAAACGCCCAAAGGTTATTCCGAACCGATAACTGTCAAATTTGCCAATAATCCCAGCAATAGCGCCAAAGCTCAACTCCCACCACCATTGGCCGCTTATTTGACACCACAAGCGGCTGCCGCTACGCGTCGTCTTGCTGGTGCACTGCCATCGGCTGGACGTATAAG ATACTCACCACTGGCTGGTGATCTCTTGGCTAATTCCATTTTGCCGGGCAACGCAATGACCGGCTCCGGCTGGTGTATATTTGTCTACAACCTCGCACCCGAAACGGAGGAGAATGTCTTGTGGCAGCTATTCGGCCCATTTGGCGCCGTCCAATCGGTAAAGGTAATACGAGATCTGCAGACAAGCAAATGCAAGGGTTTTGGCTTCGTGACCATGACGAATTATGACGAAGCGGTTGTGGCAATACAATCACTCAATGGTTATACACTCGGCAACAGGGTGTTGCAAGTTAGCTTTAagacaaataaaactaaaaccgCTTAA
- the LOC129237414 gene encoding ELAV-like protein 3 isoform X1 yields MTNAMDIVKNGSANGSVDGSSDESRTNLIVNYLPQTMTQEEMRSLFSSIGELESCKLVRDKASGNLVLPASLTALNPALQQVGQSLGYGFVNYVRAEDAEKAVNTLNGLRLQNKVIKVSYARPSSESIKGANLYVSGLPKNLSQPDLEALFASYGKIITSRILCDNISGLSKGVGFIRFDQRNEAERAIQELNGKTPKGYSEPITVKFANNPSNSAKAQLPPPLAAYLTPQAAAATRRLAGALPSAGRISIGKSPMLAINKGLQRYSPLAGDLLANSILPGNAMTGSGWCIFVYNLAPETEENVLWQLFGPFGAVQSVKVIRDLQTSKCKGFGFVTMTNYDEAVVAIQSLNGYTLGNRVLQVSFKTNKTKTA; encoded by the exons ATGACTAACGCCATGGATATCGTAAAGAATGGCAGCGCCAATGGCTCCGTCGATGGCAGCTCCGATGAGTCGCGCACCAACTTGATTGTGAACTATTTGCCACAAACCATGACCCAAGAGGAGATGCGTTCGCTCTTCTCGAGTATTGGCGAGTTGGAGAGTTGCAAGCTAGTGCGCGACAAAGCCTCAGGTAATTTGG tgttgccagctTCCTTGACCGCGCTCAATCCGGCATTACAGCAAG TCGGCCAAAGCTTGGGCTATGGTTTTGTTAACTACGTACGCGCCGAGGATGCTGAAAAGGCCGTCAATACGCTTAATGGTTTGCGTTTGCAGAATAAAGTAATTAAGGTATCATACGCCCGTCCAAGCTCGGAATCAATAAAGGGTGCTAATTTGTATGTATCGGGTCTTCCCAAAAATCTATCACAACCAGACTTGGAGGCACTATTCGCATCATATGGCAAGATAATTACATCTCGTATACTCTGTGATAATATTTCTG GTCTATCGAAAGGTGTCGGTTTTATACGTTTCGATCAACGCAACGAAGCCGAACGCGCTATACAAGAGCTAAATGGCAAAACGCCCAAAGGTTATTCCGAACCGATAACTGTCAAATTTGCCAATAATCCCAGCAATAGCGCCAAAGCTCAACTCCCACCACCATTGGCCGCTTATTTGACACCACAAGCGGCTGCCGCTACGCGTCGTCTTGCTGGTGCACTGCCATCGGCTGGACGTATAAG CATTGGAAAAAGCCCGATGTTAGCCATTAACAAGGGTTTACAAAG ATACTCACCACTGGCTGGTGATCTCTTGGCTAATTCCATTTTGCCGGGCAACGCAATGACCGGCTCCGGCTGGTGTATATTTGTCTACAACCTCGCACCCGAAACGGAGGAGAATGTCTTGTGGCAGCTATTCGGCCCATTTGGCGCCGTCCAATCGGTAAAGGTAATACGAGATCTGCAGACAAGCAAATGCAAGGGTTTTGGCTTCGTGACCATGACGAATTATGACGAAGCGGTTGTGGCAATACAATCACTCAATGGTTATACACTCGGCAACAGGGTGTTGCAAGTTAGCTTTAagacaaataaaactaaaaccgCTTAA